A segment of the Salmo trutta chromosome 3, fSalTru1.1, whole genome shotgun sequence genome:
CCCTCGTGTATTTTCAGAATCTCAGAGAGCATCAAATCGGAGCGCAGGGGCGTGCAGAGTCTGTTTGGCGTGGCGCGCGATTTCCATTGTGGTCATGTCGCTGGATGCCGTCAATAACTGTTTACGTCACCACCAGTCAATATTGTCCCCATATGTTAAAAGAAAGATGACAGTAGACTAATCATAAACCCAACTTCTAGCTGTTTTATGAACTTGGCCACACTTCCAACCAGTAATTCAGCAAAAAAGTAAGAACAGTCAAGTCCAGACGCCAAATAGGTCTACAGTAGTTAGACCGTAGTATTGATTACAACAAGGCCTATAGGCTATCAGcgcttaatgttttttttttttgtaaaacgTGATGCATTTTCATGTTTGTTATCTATGCCCAATCAGACCAGACGTCCGGAATAGAAGCTCTCTGACTTTGCTATTTTAAGGGTTAATTAATAAGACATCCCTACTGTTCTTATTACAAGTGAAACGTTGGACTGGAAGAGGCTACTGTAGTCTATTTGGCATGAGATGCAGACCTTCAATGGCAGTGTCGCCTATAAATAAGCCTCATTTTTCCAGTCGCTACCGCTAGATGGCAGTATAATGCTGTTTTCTGACGGATTACACTGTAACATCTCAGTTGCCCAGTCACATACATTATTCTCAACATCAGAAGAACGACAGATGCAAACCATGAGATGGCCTTCAGGGGTAAAGTGGCCGACACGAGGGTAAGAGGACTGTTTACTCGGATTTTACACTCAGAAAAAATCTCATTATGTGCCATCCGGGCAGCCGTGGGTCAGATATGGACGTTGTTACAATAAAATACGAAATCATCAGGTGTCGTTGTTGGCGACTATGAAACATAAGCTATCAGCCTATCATTTCTATTCAGCGACTGATATTTCATTTATCGTGAATGGCAAATGCAACAGATAATGATCACTCAGTCTGTGCAAATGAAGGTCTTCTGTCCTCTGCTGCTCCCCCGCAGTGCGCATCCCCTGCAGAGTCTGTTGGAGTTCTGCCATGGGAGCTTTTACACCTGCTGAATGATCCACGGTTCAGTTGACAGTGCTGTCACGGCTTTGCTAGTGTCTTGGCGGCTGATTTGAGTATAGCCTAGGTCTATGATGTGTGATATATTATTATTGGGATGAAtgactctgactctctctctcgatctctttctctctttcactctctctttctgtcgatctctctcccccagacagTGCTTGTGCACCTGCTGCTGTGCCTCGTCATATtctactctctctactacatGATTGGGAGTGTGTGTTTCGGCGCGTTCAGGTGCGACACTTTTCTTTTCCTCTCTGCATGCACGTGTGGTTATTGGGTAAGTGACCCTGCTGGAACGGTGAGCCGTCCTCACGCGGCTTCTATAAACCTGGTGCCAGGTgacagaagagagggggagggattcGTGGAATCCACAGCAACTATTGGTCTGTTTTCATTGATTGGAATGACAGTCAGTTTCAACCACCCTGCTTCCTTCCTAGCTCCTCCTTTTGAATatcctgtttgtttgtttgttttatctGCTGTTCTTCTGTTTGCATTCAGGTTGGATCACTTTGATGGACTTATTCCCTTTGACTTTAAGACTGAACCAACCAATTTGGAGTCCAACTCCAAATACCTGGGTGAGCGAAGATGtgtattgtagtgtgtgtgtgtgtgtgtgtgtgtgcacgcgcgcaTGTCCTCTACAGATGGTTAAGGTCTTATATTGTTGTTCCAGTGAACCTGCTGTCCATGGAGTTGACCTATTTCTGCAGTGGTCTGCTGTTTGCAGCCGTGGTGAGGAGATGGGTCTGGGACTACGCTCTCACAGTCACACTACTGCACGTACTGCTCACCAGCCTGGGTgagacgcacacacatacacacagaaatgcatacacaTGCCtgaactcactcacacacactggcttAACTCAGAATAATCCCTTGTTGGCAGAGCAGAGTGCTCAGGGCCAGCTTTGATGACATCATGACAGGACGGGAAGTGGGGTTAGAGTTGAGAAGCAGCTGGGCCCTAAACAAGGCACATATTGACCCTATCCCATGTTCTTCTTTAATTCCCCTTCCTCATGTGTAAGGATTGGATGGGTCTATCTCTAAAGCAATACGATGTACACTCCCCTTCCTTAGTTCTGTGTGGTATATTACCTGTTTTTAATGTGTGTTTGTAATGTGTGTttgtaatgtgtgtgtttcagtgatgTTGGAGTTTCCCTTGGTATGGCAGTGGTGGCTGGCCCTTGGTAAGACCTGTACCTcaccctcacctcacctcacccacaCATGTTCTGTTTTATTGTGTAAAACCTTCTGAGGAGTTATAGATGAGTAATTGATTATGTCTCTTCTTTATTAacggttttgtgtgtgtttgtgtgtgtgtgtgtgtgtgtgtgtttggttgtatgttttgtttgaaggCAGCGGGTTGTTTCTGATGATCTGTAACGGTCAGCTGATAGCTTACTTCACCTGCCAGAGTGACCAGAGTTACCCCACCTTCAACAGCtactgagtacacacacacacacacactgactagagTTCTTTGCAGTGAG
Coding sequences within it:
- the LOC115187588 gene encoding transmembrane protein 244 isoform X1 — protein: MAFRGKVADTRTVLVHLLLCLVIFYSLYYMIGSVCFGAFRLDHFDGLIPFDFKTEPTNLESNSKYLVNLLSMELTYFCSGLLFAAVVRRWVWDYALTVTLLHVLLTSLVMLEFPLVWQWWLALGSGLFLMICNGQLIAYFTCQSDQSYPTFNSY
- the LOC115187588 gene encoding transmembrane protein 244 isoform X2 translates to MAFRGKVADTRTVLVHLLLCLVIFYSLYYMIGSVCFGAFRLDHFDGLIPFDFKTEPTNLESNSKYLVNLLSMELTYFCSGLLFAAVVRRWVWDYALTVTLLHVLLTSLVMLEFPLVWQWWLALAGCF